In Spirosoma sp. KUDC1026, the sequence CCAGCGCAGACGATATTCGTGATCTGTACGAAACAAATGTTATTGGTCCGGTTTCTGTTATTCAGGCCGCTTTACCACTGCTGCGGGAGCAGGGGAGCGGTCATATTCTGGGTACATCAAGCAACCTCGGCCACGTAACGCTTCCGGTCATCGGTTACTACTGTTCCTCAAAATGGGCTTTCGAAGCTATTCACGAAAGCCTGGCCGCCGAGGTCAAAGCCTTTGGTGTCAACGTAACGATCATCGAACCGGGTGCCTATGCCACCGAGTTTGGCAGCCAGGAGTCGTTAAAATTTGCAGATGCCCTTGCTATTTACGATGACTTTAAGGGCCATTTCATCAATGGATTGAGGAATTTGGAGCGGGGTGATCCGGAAGCAACCCCCGAGGCCCTCTTCAAGGTAGTTGATTCGGAAAATCCTCCGTTGCGGTTCTTTCTGGGCAGTCATAATTTGCCGGACGTGCGTGCCGCCTATGCTGCGCGGCTGTCAACCTGGGAAGCGTGGGAATCCGTTTCCAGTTCAGCTCAGGGCGTATCAAAGTAAAAGACCCGGAAACGAAAAGTTTTTCTGGTATGTATTACCGCTAACCAATACGTATGTCGTATTGGTTAGCGGTATAGTCGTTAATCACCATGAAGAAGGAAGAAAGCACGCACTACAAATTCGATTCCGTAGCGGCCGCTCACCAGGCGTTTGGTTTACCAAAACCACTGCACCCGCTGATCAGCCTGATCAACGGTCCACACACGCAGGTTGATCTAACTGTTCCTCCGCAGAGCCATGTACTTGGTTTTTATAAAATATCGTACAAACCCAGGCTCAGTGGCCGATTGAAATACGGCCAGAGCTATTATGATTTTGATGAGGGCGGTTTGTTATTCGCTTCGCCAGGACAGATCATTGGTAGCAATGACAATGATGCCAGCGTGTGTTCTCAGTTAACGCTGCTCATTCATCCGGACTATTTTTTGGGTTACCCGCTGGCTAAGACAATCAGGCAGTATGGCTTTTTCTCCTATTCGACCAATGAAACCCTGCATTTGTCAGAAGAAGAAAAAGCAACGGTCATGGCCATTCTCAACATGATCGAAGCGGAACTGAACAGCCGGATTGATGAGTCCAGCCAGAACGTCGTCATTGCCCAGCTTGACTTGCTGCTGAACTACGCGAACCGATTTTACAAACGCCAGTTTATTACCCGCAAAGCGGTTAATAACGACCTGTTACAGAAACTGGAGGACCTGGTGGATGATTATTTCACCAGTGAACGATCACTCGACCAGGGGTTACCGTCGGTTCAATACCTCGCCGAACAGCTGAATCTTTCTCCCAGTTATCTGAGTGATATGCTACGGTCACTGATCGGGCAGAATGCACAGCAATACCTTCACAATAAGCTCATTGACAGAGCAAAAGAAAAGCTTTCTACCACCAGCCTAACGGTCAGCGAAGTGGCTTACGCGCTGGGATTTGAACACTCGCAATCGTTCAGTAAACTGTTCAAAACGAAAACGAACCTGTCGCCCCTGGAATTCAGACGGTCGTTCAACTGATCACTACGGGAGTAATTTCGGTACGTCTGACTCTTTTGGTTTAAACCACATCTTCAACCGCTCAGTTATGAAAACTCTCGTCGGCTTATTGCTTTTCCTGGCTACGGCAACGGTGTCGTTCGGCCAGGCGGATGAAACCTCACTGACCAGAGATATGGTTTTTGACCGGACGGCGCTGAAAAACCTGCGGTTTCCTCCTAAGGCTTTTCGTCAGGAAAAGTCAGTCAGAATCTACATGCGTTTCACCCTCACGCCAAAAGGTGAATACCAGGACGTTGCCATCGTCAATTCCAATCCTATAGATGACTCCTTTACCGAAGAATTTAATCGCTTACGACTTTACTTACCCAAACAGGATCCTAAATACGCGGGCCGTTACGTAGCACCTATTGCGTTTCTGTTTGGCGACCATTCGCCAGACAAACTAGCCCCCATTTCGAACGAGACAGATACAATTGTCGAAAAGAAAGGGTATAAACTGCTGGAGGAACTGCCAATGATAAGCTATGTCCTGTGTGAGAAAAGGACTGATTATGGGTTAAGCCTTCTCTCACCTCGACCAGCGCATATATTTGATGCAGCTATTAAACAACCAGCTCAGCTAACGCAGAAACGTTAAAAAGGGAGCGATACACTCAACTGGTATCGCTCCCTTTTTACATACCCTTTTGCCTTATTCTAATTCAGCGGCTCGGCTTTGTAGCCAGCTTTCTCGATAGCCTGCTTCACCGTTTCGGCAGTAGCCTTTTCGGTGGTCAGCACCTTATTGGGCGATGCCGTATCGACCTGCCAGTTGCCTTCGCCTACAGCCTCGTTCAGAAAAGGCGTTACAGTACCCACGCAGGCACCGCATTTTATGTTGGTCTTGAATTGGATGGTTTCCATAGTCAGTTAGTTTAGTCTGCCTATCGGCGCAAAGTTCACGCTGGAGCGACAATATCGATTTACAGAATTATCGGGGCAAGTAACGAAATAACAGCATTTCGACGGGGCGGGTTTCACCAACCAAAGCTGGGCGTGCTACAGGAAGTAAATCGAATAGGATAAAAGAACTGGCTTTTATAACCAAACGAGGATATGTAGTCACATTATCTACAACCCTATTAATAAGGGTTACCGGGGTTGTTACTTAACTTGTTCGCCAATATAAAATAAGCCGTCATACAGAGCGCAGACGACTTATTTCACCCTTTCCTACAACATTCATAAAACACCTCGCTGGTTTTAGCGAAAAGTATGTTTTAGGCTACGGTTGTCAATTAGGGGTTTATGAACTGGCCTTGAACCAATGAGGTCTGAGGTCCACCCGAAAAGCGTTCCGCTCAAAGATTGAGGATCGGACGTTCATGTGTTGGTTTTTCTTTTCCCTTTCCAACCTCATCTGGGGTTAAACCACCAAGAGAGCTGTGGGGGCGGAAGCTATTATATTCTTGCCTCCAGTGTTCAATTTTTTCCCGAGCATCGTCTAGCGATAAGAACCAGTGAGCGTTCAAGCACTCGTCCCGGAAACTACCATTAAATGACTCGATAAACGCATTATCCGTTGGCTTTCCTGGCCTTGAAAAGTCCAGCGTCACTTTGTTATCATAAGCCCACTTGTCCAGGAACTTTGAGATAAATTCACTGCCATTGTCCACTTGAATCCGTTCGGGTACAGCCAAATCTACAATTTTTAAGTGATTCATTACGGCCACCACGTCTTCACCCTTTAATGATTGGCCGACATGGATGGCTAAGCACTGGCGACTATAATTATCGACTACAGTTAAGGCCCGGATTTTTCGGCCATCAAATAGCTGATCAGCCACAAAGTCCATGCTCCAGCACTGATGGATACTGGAGAGTTGGGGGCGCTCTAACCGGTGGGCAGCGGCTCGATTACGACGGGGACGCTTGCTTCTGAGATGCAATCCTTCTTCACAATACACCCTATAGACCCTTTTGTGGTTGTCACGCCAGCCTTCCCGGCGCAACAGCACATAAATCCGCTGATAACCGTACCGAACCCTTACTTGGGCAATTTCTTTGATTCGTTTCCGGATCACGGAGTCATCTCGACGACGAGACTTGAACTGCAAAGAGGATCGACGGAATTGAATAACAGAGCAGGCACGACGGGCTGAAACGCGATAGTTTTCCATTAAACTTGAGGCCAGTTTCCTTTGCTGAACTGGCCTCAAAGCTTTTTTTTGAGCACATCCTGAAGCATTTGTTTGTCCAGGCTCAGGTCGGCCACTAGCTGTTTCAGCTGACGGTTTTCTTCTTCCAACTGGCGTAATCGGTGCAGTTCGGCAACACCCAATCCGCCATACTTCTTCTTCCAATTGTAATAGGTAGCCTCGCTAATTCCCATTTTGCGGCATACTTCAGCCACGGCTACTCCGGTCTCAGCTTGCTTGAGAGCAAAGACGATTTGCGCTTCGGTGAACTTGGTTTTCTTCATGACGATTTGTTTGATTTAAGTTAATCCAAATCGCCCGATTTTCTCTACTTTATACTGGAACGCTTTTCCGGGGGGAGGTCATTCTGATGAAAACGATGACGATATTCAAGATGATGAAATATCCAGTAAGGATGATAACAAAGAACCTGCCTTGGATTAGCACATTTCTTCAAGCTGGTACCGATTGTCTTTAGCGGGTTATTAGTCACTTATCTATTCAAGAGTCTATCAATTACTGGCCTATTACTGCTATCTGATCTTATTAACCAGTTCCTGTTGTACCATCTTCGCTGTTACGCTAATAGCATCGGCAGCCACTCGCAGTGCGTACCGGGTCGCATCAGTGTCGTCTTTGGCGTTCCCCAGGCGTTTAATGTCGTCAATATTCTTCTGCATCTCTCTGGAGACGCGTATAGGTTTCAGTTTCGATATTGCCATGTGTTTAGTTGTTGTGCATTAAAAAGCCCAGTGTTTTGAACGCTGGGCTAGTAGGGTACATGTTCGTAATTTATGCGTAAAACTTGACGCTATCTATTTTTTTAAATACGCCCTAATTACTGCCTTTTTTTAAGCAAAAAATACCCTTTTCCATTTATTTATAAACTCCTGCTGGCCTTGCTGAGTGTAAACGTAGTTTAAAAATGCCCTTTGTGCATTGTTCAGTTGTAACACAGACTCGAAATTTTCCTTTCGTTTCTGTAATTCTTCTAATGTAGTTTTTTCTTTCAAATATGATGTAGATGCTACTTCAAATAAAACTTCCGCTGAAAAACACAGAAACTTCAAATCAGAATACTTTTGATGTACGTGATAAGCCGCTTGCTTTATGTCAATACCAGAAATTATTTGCTCATAGAAGTCCCTGTATCCATTAAGGCTATCATTAAAAGTGATTTTTTCAAAGGATCCAGCAACATAGGAGAATGGACATACTTTAAATTGAGGAACAAGCTTAGATGAATTAAACCCTTCACAACTTGAAAAACAGAGGACTGATCGTTTCGAAGAAGTAATGTATATTTCTCTAAATTGGTCTCCTAATTCATTCCACGTAATATCTTCTTCTGTAAAATCACTCTTTACAACTCCTACTCCATTCTCGTCTCCGTGACAATCAAAATGAACAAAAGGTATTGAATTAGATATTTGCGTATCAATACTTATGTATTCAAGAATGCTTTTCAATTCATTCTTTGAATGATACTCTTGAAAGAAAATATCACATTTATTTTTTAGTGTATCGAACAGTTCTCTTCCTGTTTTTCTATCGTGTTCTCTCAGGCTTTGAAGAATGTAATATTTATTCATTGCTGATAATTTTAAAACTTAATTGTACTATATAAACAGAACCTGATTATTTGAGCTAAATGCTCTCACTACCATCAACTTCTTTAGACGTGTCTTGTACTACTTCTATAATTGGTTGTTCGACGCTTTCATGAGCGGGAAATACAACTACACTTCCAAGCTGCTCTCTAATGGCTTGCCGACACTGTACCTTGTATGCTTCATCCTTGAACTCTGTCACATACTGAGCCGCGTTAAAAAGATCGGCAGTTCTGATTAGCGCTATTTTTTCGCGCTCTGCCCCCCGTTTGCATTTGTCAGTGAAGTCCAGTGTCCTTTCAAACGGTGAAGTTAAGCGTTGAGGATTACCAAATAAAATTCCGTATGCCTTTTCGCTTACCTCTTCCCTGGCGAAGTCCTCATTTAAGGCATCTTGCAATTGCCTGAATTTCGACACATCAATATCCTTTGTGTCTTTCCCCTCACATTCGCCAATAAACCGATCTCCTTCTGGAGAGATAATTATCTGATCCAACTCAAGTCTACCATCATCAAACCCTTCCGCCGAATAACCTAAGATTTTCAACGCTTTTATTACAGAGTTTTCAAGTGGCTTCCCAGTTTCAAATAATAAATCCTTTAAACTTTCCTGTTCTTTTAGTACTTCTTTAAGATTGGAGTTTTTTTTCTTGAAGAAGTACTATATTTTTCTGATTTTCGGCAATATATTCTTTTGTTATTCTTGCCTCTGAAATATTGTATACCGAGTTGTGTACCCATTCTGGCTGGGGGGTTGTCTCTACATGATTTTTTAAAGATTTTCTTATTTCTACTAAAACCTGCTTAAACCTTTTCCCCCATTTCAATGCTTCTTCTGTCCACTCATCATCTTTTGAGTAGCTATCTGGATAATATATTGATGGAATAAAAATTATATATCCGTTTAAAATTTTTGCTGTTTTTCCAAGAATTTTATCTCTATTTTTCGTTACGAATATAGGATTTTTCAGTTCTTTGTCGGAATCTATATAAGCTTCAAACCTAAAATGATTTTTACAACACTCATTTAGATTAGTTACAAGATTTGAGCAGGGATAAACTCTACTGCCTTTAGAAGATACTATGTTGTATCCTAAGTTAGGTAGAAACTTGTAGTTGTGATATTGATCTACAAGATTTGTCACCGCTTGATTCCTACCCGTCCCACTTGTCTCAGTTTTGCCCGTATGAATATAAAAATCAATCTTCTCGGTTTAGGTTATAAATATGGTTTTACCGGCTTTTAAAGCAATTGTAATTTCATTCTTCCAGTGCGCAGCATGTTCTTGTATTTCGAAAGAGGAGTCATCATCGTATAGGCTTTTACCTCTAAAGGATGAACTATTACCGTAACCTAATCTATAATTAGTGTTATCGTAGTCGGGATTGAAAATAATAATGTCGGCGTCCGATAACGAGCCATTTGTATCGAATTGCATGTAGTCTTCTTCATCTGAAGGAATATCAAATCCTACGCCTAGTATTGTCTCCATTGTGGACTATTAAGATTACTGGTTTTTTCACGAAAATAAGCTCATTACTACAATTCACAATGTATGTTCGCCCTGTATCTTTACTGGTGCTAACTTTTCCACATTATGGCATCCAAGCGGAAACTTCAAGTCTTTATCTCCTCTACGTATACTGACCTTATTAAAGAGCGACAGGCAGCTGTAGAAGCCATTCTGACCGCTGGCCATATACCGGCGGGTATGGAGCTATTCTCGGCTGGTGACAAGTCGCAGATGGATGTTATAAAACGGTGGATTGACGAATCTGATGCCTATCTACTGTTACTTGGGGGCCGGTACGGGTCGATTGACCCTGAATCTGGCAAGAGCTATACGCAACTTGAATACGAGTATGCGATCGAAAAAGGTAAACCTTTCTTTGCCTTAGTCATTTCGGAAAAGCGGTTAGATGACAAGATTAGGGCTGAGGGAAAGTCTATTTTGGAACTTGACAATCCGCAACAACTCAAAGACTTCAGAGCATTAGTTACTACCAAGCTAGTTAAGTTTTGGGACGATGAACGTGACATAAAGCTAGCCGTATT encodes:
- a CDS encoding SDR family NAD(P)-dependent oxidoreductase gives rise to the protein MIPQHETTGVQPALPPVTSPKIWFITGASRGFGRVWTEAALKRGDKVAATARKLASIADFSEKYGDNVLTLELDVTKPEQVKTVVEQAHAHFGRLDIVLNNAGYSLVGTIEEASADDIRDLYETNVIGPVSVIQAALPLLREQGSGHILGTSSNLGHVTLPVIGYYCSSKWAFEAIHESLAAEVKAFGVNVTIIEPGAYATEFGSQESLKFADALAIYDDFKGHFINGLRNLERGDPEATPEALFKVVDSENPPLRFFLGSHNLPDVRAAYAARLSTWEAWESVSSSAQGVSK
- a CDS encoding helix-turn-helix domain-containing protein, with amino-acid sequence MKKEESTHYKFDSVAAAHQAFGLPKPLHPLISLINGPHTQVDLTVPPQSHVLGFYKISYKPRLSGRLKYGQSYYDFDEGGLLFASPGQIIGSNDNDASVCSQLTLLIHPDYFLGYPLAKTIRQYGFFSYSTNETLHLSEEEKATVMAILNMIEAELNSRIDESSQNVVIAQLDLLLNYANRFYKRQFITRKAVNNDLLQKLEDLVDDYFTSERSLDQGLPSVQYLAEQLNLSPSYLSDMLRSLIGQNAQQYLHNKLIDRAKEKLSTTSLTVSEVAYALGFEHSQSFSKLFKTKTNLSPLEFRRSFN
- a CDS encoding heavy-metal-associated domain-containing protein, with translation METIQFKTNIKCGACVGTVTPFLNEAVGEGNWQVDTASPNKVLTTEKATAETVKQAIEKAGYKAEPLN
- a CDS encoding IS3 family transposase (programmed frameshift), encoding MKKTKFTEAQIVFALKQAETGVAVAEVCRKMGISEATYYNWKKKYGGLGVAELHRLRQLEEENRQLKQLVADLSLDKQMLQDGAQKKALRPVQQRKLASSLMENYRVSARRACSVIQFRRSSLQFKSRRRDDSVIRKRIKEIAQVRVRYGYQRIYVLLRREGWRDNHKRVYRVYCEEGLHLRSKRPRRNRAAAHRLERPQLSSIHQCWSMDFVADQLFDGRKIRALTVVDNYSRQCLAIHVGQSLKGEDVVAVMNHLKIVDLAVPERIQVDNGSEFISKFLDKWAYDNKVTLDFSRPGKPTDNAFIESFNGSFRDECLNAHWFLSLDDAREKIEHWRQEYNSFRPHSSLGGLTPDEVGKGKEKPTHERPILNL